One part of the Gammaproteobacteria bacterium genome encodes these proteins:
- a CDS encoding DUF1775 domain-containing protein → MKIRTTLLSGSGLLLLATVPAAHAHVTFVDATAEAGRSFIAVANINHGCEDELGNYDTYKVEIELPAGITARPMSSPVGQASVDDSGDPVKLVWERDSSDVGADDALFYQVSFRFTAPNTPLASLQFRTTQSCAGSTQIVWEGVDAPTLRIVPTHATGWNKYTAQADISLEDIAATFADAQIVWAGSQAYSANPVIADLIQNPLTVITAGTEYWVKY, encoded by the coding sequence ATGAAAATCCGCACGACTTTGCTGTCCGGCTCGGGCCTGCTGCTGCTCGCCACCGTCCCGGCGGCCCATGCCCATGTCACTTTCGTCGACGCCACGGCGGAGGCCGGACGCTCGTTCATCGCGGTCGCCAACATCAATCACGGCTGCGAGGACGAGCTCGGCAACTACGATACCTACAAGGTCGAGATCGAACTGCCCGCCGGCATCACCGCACGTCCGATGAGCTCGCCCGTCGGGCAGGCGAGCGTTGACGACTCGGGCGATCCCGTCAAGCTGGTGTGGGAACGCGATTCCTCTGATGTCGGTGCGGACGACGCGCTGTTCTATCAGGTGAGCTTCCGCTTCACCGCACCCAACACGCCGCTCGCCTCGCTGCAATTCCGCACCACACAATCCTGCGCGGGCAGCACGCAAATCGTCTGGGAAGGCGTTGATGCGCCGACGCTGCGGATCGTTCCGACCCATGCCACCGGCTGGAACAAGTACACGGCACAGGCCGATATCTCACTCGAGGATATCGCGGCGACCTTCGCCGACGCCCAGATCGTGTGGGCCGGCAGCCAGGCCTACAGCGCCAACCCGGTGATCGCGGACCTGATCCAGAACCCGCTGACCGTCATCACGGCCGGGACGGAATACTGGGTCAAATACTGA
- a CDS encoding class I SAM-dependent methyltransferase, which translates to MTTGTGTSAETRAPRDGGACPLCGAPDAAPYHRDGARAYLRCAACALIHVPARHHLTADREKQRYDLHNNDPGDAGYRRFLAQLFEPLAPRLAPGATGIDYGCGPGPALAMMFEAAGFPMRLYDPFYAPDRGTLAQTYDFLTCTEAAEHFARPEREWRRIVSLVRPGGWIGVMTSLYDEAPAFADWYYKNDPTHVCFYARATFERLAEDYRLQPYFPGGPVILLRRR; encoded by the coding sequence ATGACGACCGGCACCGGAACATCGGCAGAGACCCGCGCCCCCCGGGACGGCGGCGCCTGCCCGCTGTGCGGCGCGCCCGATGCCGCGCCGTATCACCGCGACGGCGCGCGCGCGTACCTGCGCTGCGCCGCCTGCGCGCTGATCCACGTGCCTGCGCGCCATCATCTGACAGCCGACCGGGAAAAGCAACGCTACGACCTTCACAATAACGATCCCGGCGACGCCGGCTACCGGCGCTTCCTCGCGCAACTGTTCGAGCCGCTGGCGCCGCGGCTGGCGCCCGGCGCGACGGGCATCGATTACGGCTGCGGGCCCGGCCCGGCGCTGGCGATGATGTTCGAGGCGGCGGGCTTCCCGATGCGCCTGTACGATCCGTTCTATGCCCCCGATCGCGGCACATTGGCGCAAACCTACGATTTCCTGACCTGCACCGAGGCGGCGGAGCATTTCGCCCGCCCGGAACGGGAATGGCGGCGCATCGTTTCGCTGGTCCGGCCCGGCGGCTGGATCGGCGTCATGACCAGCCTCTATGATGAGGCGCCCGCCTTCGCGGACTGGTATTACAAGAACGATCCGACGCACGTCTGCTTCTATGCGCGCGCGACCTTCGAACGGCTGGCGGAGGACTATCGTCTGCAGCCTTACTTTCCTGGCGGACCGGTCATCCTGCTGCGACGACGCTGA
- a CDS encoding YajQ family cyclic di-GMP-binding protein, translated as MPSFDVVSEVDKHELANALDQANREVGNRFDFKGTGSKYEQEEQVVTLHTQSDFQLKQMLDILQDKLTRRGIDIACLKIDEPEIFGREARQRVTVREGLETTLAKEIVKRIKESKLKVQAAIQGDSVRVTGKKKDDLQDAIALLRQSKLEMPLQFKNFRD; from the coding sequence ATGCCGTCGTTCGATGTCGTCTCCGAAGTGGACAAGCACGAGCTGGCCAACGCGCTCGATCAGGCCAATCGCGAGGTCGGAAACCGCTTCGATTTTAAGGGCACCGGCTCCAAATATGAACAGGAGGAGCAGGTGGTCACGCTGCATACGCAGTCCGATTTTCAGCTCAAGCAGATGCTGGACATCCTGCAGGACAAGCTGACGCGCCGCGGCATCGACATCGCCTGCCTCAAGATCGACGAGCCCGAGATCTTCGGGCGCGAGGCGCGCCAGCGCGTCACCGTGCGCGAGGGACTGGAGACGACGCTGGCCAAGGAGATCGTCAAGCGGATCAAGGAGAGCAAGCTCAAGGTGCAGGCGGCGATCCAGGGCGACAGCGTGCGCGTGACCGGCAAGAAGAAGGATGATCTGCAGGACGCCATCGCGCTGCTGCGCCAGTCGAAGCTGGAGATGCCGCTGCAGTTCAAGAATTTCAGGGACTGA
- a CDS encoding FkbM family methyltransferase, whose amino-acid sequence MLNFSLSELIQPETRITILDVGASMTEKPPYAHLIASGLVRLIGFEPNRAECERLREHYGKPHEFFPYFIGDGKPAVFWETNWFATGSLFKPNTPLLEKFQNLAELVTPVAQHDIETRRLDDIPEIDDVDYIKIDVQGAELMVFKGGEKLLDKVLLIHSEAEFHPLYENQPLFADVDTYLRSRNFMFAKFVGFGTRCIKPTLLNENPNLGTNILWCDALYTKNWLDLSPLSTDKIIKYAILAHDIYEQVDLTAYLLKYLDDTKGTNYGLAYQQWLEKPRPGTAAV is encoded by the coding sequence ATGCTGAACTTCTCCCTCTCCGAGCTGATCCAGCCGGAAACCCGGATCACTATTCTCGATGTCGGCGCGAGCATGACGGAAAAGCCGCCCTACGCGCACCTGATCGCCTCCGGACTGGTGCGCCTGATCGGTTTCGAGCCCAACCGGGCCGAGTGCGAACGGCTGCGGGAACATTACGGCAAGCCGCACGAATTCTTCCCCTATTTCATCGGCGATGGAAAACCCGCGGTGTTCTGGGAGACGAACTGGTTCGCGACCGGCTCCCTGTTCAAGCCGAACACCCCGCTGCTGGAAAAATTCCAGAACCTGGCGGAGCTGGTCACGCCGGTCGCGCAGCACGACATCGAGACCAGGCGGCTGGATGACATCCCCGAAATCGACGACGTGGATTACATCAAGATCGACGTCCAGGGCGCGGAGCTGATGGTGTTCAAGGGCGGCGAGAAGCTGCTGGACAAGGTCCTGCTGATCCACAGCGAGGCCGAGTTCCACCCGCTGTACGAGAATCAGCCGCTGTTCGCCGACGTCGACACCTACCTGCGCAGCAGGAATTTCATGTTCGCAAAATTCGTCGGCTTTGGAACGCGCTGCATCAAGCCGACGCTGCTCAACGAAAACCCCAACCTCGGCACCAACATCCTGTGGTGCGACGCGCTGTACACGAAGAACTGGCTCGATCTCTCGCCCCTGTCCACCGACAAGATCATCAAGTACGCGATCCTCGCGCACGACATCTACGAACAGGTCGACCTTACCGCGTACCTGCTGAAGTACCTCGACGACACGAAAGGCACGAACTACGGACTGGCCTACCAGCAGTGGCTGGAAAAGCCCCGGCCCGGAACAGCGGCGGTCTGA
- a CDS encoding sulfite exporter TauE/SafE family protein: MESLPQFLPFYLLLGAATGFFAGLFGIGGGLIIVPALAFLFAAQNGDALMHSAIGTSLATIIPTALSSIRAHHRHGAISWPLARRLMPGIVLGTAAGAMLADRVDGETLRLIFGVFMLAVSLQMALGAMPAGRRALPGRAGMGAAGITIGAVSALIGIGGGTLTTPFLTWCRVELRRAIATSAACGLPIALTGTAAYLIAGLDVTGLPPGSSGYINWPAAIAIAAASIFTAPLGARLTHRLPVARLRRLFALLLVLVALRLLWT; this comes from the coding sequence GTGGAGAGCCTCCCGCAGTTTCTGCCGTTCTATCTCCTGCTCGGCGCCGCCACCGGTTTTTTCGCCGGCCTGTTCGGCATCGGCGGCGGCCTCATCATCGTGCCCGCGCTCGCATTCCTGTTCGCGGCCCAGAACGGTGACGCGCTGATGCACAGCGCCATCGGAACCTCGCTCGCGACCATCATCCCGACTGCGCTGTCCTCGATCCGCGCCCACCACCGTCACGGCGCGATCTCCTGGCCGCTGGCACGCCGGCTCATGCCGGGCATCGTGCTCGGCACCGCCGCCGGCGCGATGCTCGCGGACCGGGTCGACGGCGAGACCCTGCGCCTCATCTTCGGCGTCTTCATGCTGGCGGTCTCGCTGCAGATGGCTCTCGGCGCCATGCCGGCGGGACGACGCGCGCTGCCCGGCCGGGCGGGCATGGGCGCGGCGGGGATCACGATCGGCGCCGTGTCCGCGCTGATCGGCATCGGCGGCGGCACGCTTACCACGCCGTTCCTCACCTGGTGCCGCGTCGAACTGCGCCGCGCCATCGCCACCTCGGCCGCCTGCGGCCTGCCCATCGCACTGACCGGGACGGCCGCCTATCTGATCGCCGGACTCGACGTGACCGGCCTGCCGCCCGGCAGCAGCGGTTACATCAACTGGCCGGCGGCGATCGCGATCGCCGCGGCGAGCATCTTCACCGCGCCCCTGGGCGCGCGCCTCACGCACCGCCTGCCCGTCGCGCGGCTGCGGCGCCTGTTCGCGCTGCTGCTGGTGCTGGTGGCGCTGCGCCTGCTGTGGACCTGA
- a CDS encoding NAD-dependent succinate-semialdehyde dehydrogenase, with protein MAFRSINPADGSVLKVIEPWNEARIDSALDGAAAAAALWADTPLARRCELLGELAWLLRERLDPLARLITLEMGKLIGEARAEVEKCALGCEYYADHAATFLADEPVASDAGRSLVAWQPLGPVLAIMPWNFPFWQVFRFAAPALAAGNTALLKHASNVPQCALAIEEVFRDAGFLPGAFTTLMIESGQVGAVIADPRVRAVTLTGSEAAGRTVGAAAGRALKKSVLELGGSDAFIVLADADLELAAANAVASRFVNAGQSCIAAKRFIVEAAVADEFVERFRIGVEALRAGDPLDPATTLAPLARPDLRDELHRQVEASIARGAVAVTGCEPIPGPGAYYHGSILDRVTPGMPAADEELFGPVAAVLRVRDEAEAVELANASRFGLGGSVWTRDAARGEHVARRLQCGCAFVNGMVKSDPRLPFGGVKDSGYGRELARLGMLEFVNAKTVWIR; from the coding sequence ATGGCTTTCCGATCGATCAATCCGGCCGACGGGTCCGTCCTGAAGGTGATCGAGCCCTGGAACGAGGCCCGGATCGATTCCGCCCTCGACGGCGCGGCCGCCGCGGCGGCGTTGTGGGCGGATACCCCGCTTGCCCGCCGCTGCGAGCTGCTGGGTGAGCTTGCCTGGCTCCTGCGCGAACGGCTCGACCCGCTCGCCCGCCTGATCACCCTCGAGATGGGCAAGCTCATCGGCGAGGCGCGCGCCGAGGTCGAGAAGTGCGCGCTCGGCTGCGAATACTACGCCGACCACGCGGCCACCTTCCTGGCCGATGAACCCGTCGCCAGCGACGCCGGCCGCAGTCTCGTCGCCTGGCAGCCGCTCGGCCCCGTGCTCGCGATCATGCCGTGGAATTTTCCCTTCTGGCAGGTCTTCCGTTTCGCCGCGCCGGCGCTCGCCGCCGGCAACACCGCCCTGCTCAAGCACGCCTCCAACGTGCCGCAGTGCGCGCTCGCCATCGAGGAAGTGTTCCGCGACGCCGGCTTCCTGCCCGGCGCGTTCACCACGCTGATGATCGAGTCCGGACAGGTCGGGGCGGTGATCGCGGACCCGCGCGTGCGCGCGGTGACCCTCACCGGCAGCGAGGCCGCCGGCCGCACGGTGGGCGCCGCCGCCGGGCGCGCGCTCAAGAAGAGCGTGCTCGAACTGGGCGGCTCCGACGCGTTCATCGTGCTGGCCGACGCGGACCTCGAGCTCGCCGCGGCGAACGCCGTCGCCTCGCGTTTCGTCAACGCGGGCCAGAGCTGCATCGCCGCCAAGCGCTTCATCGTCGAGGCGGCCGTCGCCGACGAGTTCGTCGAACGCTTCCGCATCGGCGTGGAGGCGCTGCGCGCGGGCGATCCGCTCGATCCGGCCACCACGCTGGCGCCGCTCGCGCGGCCGGACCTGCGCGACGAGCTGCACCGCCAGGTCGAGGCAAGCATCGCCCGCGGCGCCGTCGCGGTGACAGGCTGCGAGCCGATCCCGGGACCGGGCGCGTATTATCACGGCTCGATCCTCGACCGCGTCACGCCCGGCATGCCGGCCGCCGACGAGGAACTGTTCGGCCCGGTGGCGGCGGTGCTGCGCGTGCGCGACGAGGCGGAGGCCGTGGAACTGGCCAACGCCTCGCGCTTCGGACTCGGCGGCAGCGTGTGGACGCGCGACGCCGCGCGCGGCGAGCACGTCGCGCGCCGGCTGCAGTGCGGCTGCGCCTTCGTCAACGGCATGGTCAAGAGCGACCCGCGCCTGCCCTTCGGCGGCGTCAAGGATTCCGGCTACGGGCGCGAGCTGGCGCGCCTCGGCATGCTCGAGTTCGTCAACGCCAAGACCGTCTGGATCCGCTGA
- a CDS encoding complex I NDUFA9 subunit family protein: MPLRVEPAVKPLVCLLGGTGFVGGHLAALLSAHGYRVRIPTRRAQRHRDLRVLPGVELVEADVHDTVALRALLQGCAAAVNLVAVLNEGGAGRFQDVHVKLPRNLVKLCREAGVNRLLHMSALNADAQRGPSRYLKSRGEGEDLVHQAEGLEVTTFRPSVIFGPDDHFFNRFACLLRLPVPVFPLACPRARFAPVFVGDVAQAMRIALEDPRTIGQRYDLCGPRAYTLKELVEFTVRVLRLRRQVLGLSPMLSRLQAAVMGHLPGKAFTHDNYLSLQVDAVCGGDFPAVFGVAPATVEAVVPVYLGHRDQRGRFDEYRQRARHNY; this comes from the coding sequence ATGCCCTTGAGAGTTGAACCGGCGGTCAAGCCGCTCGTATGCCTGCTGGGAGGCACCGGCTTCGTCGGCGGCCACCTTGCCGCCCTGTTGTCCGCCCACGGTTACCGCGTGCGCATCCCGACGCGGCGCGCGCAGCGTCACCGGGATCTGCGCGTGCTGCCCGGCGTCGAGCTGGTCGAGGCCGATGTCCACGATACCGTCGCCCTGCGCGCGCTGCTGCAGGGCTGCGCGGCGGCGGTCAATCTGGTCGCCGTCCTGAACGAGGGCGGCGCCGGCCGCTTCCAGGACGTCCATGTCAAATTGCCGCGCAACCTCGTCAAGCTGTGCCGCGAGGCCGGGGTGAATCGCCTGCTGCACATGAGCGCGCTCAACGCCGACGCGCAGCGCGGGCCGAGCCGCTATCTGAAATCCAGGGGCGAAGGCGAGGACCTGGTGCACCAGGCGGAAGGCCTGGAGGTCACGACATTCCGTCCGTCGGTCATCTTCGGACCCGACGATCACTTCTTCAATCGCTTCGCCTGCCTGCTCCGACTGCCGGTCCCGGTGTTCCCGCTCGCCTGTCCGCGCGCGCGCTTCGCGCCGGTGTTCGTCGGCGACGTCGCGCAGGCCATGCGCATCGCGCTGGAGGATCCGCGCACGATCGGCCAGCGCTACGACCTGTGCGGGCCGCGCGCCTATACGCTGAAGGAACTGGTGGAGTTCACCGTGCGCGTACTCAGGCTGCGCCGCCAGGTGCTCGGGCTGTCGCCGATGCTGTCCCGCCTGCAGGCCGCGGTGATGGGCCATCTGCCGGGCAAGGCCTTCACGCACGACAACTATCTCTCGCTGCAGGTGGATGCGGTGTGCGGCGGCGATTTCCCCGCGGTGTTCGGGGTCGCGCCGGCCACGGTGGAGGCGGTGGTGCCGGTGTATCTGGGGCACCGCGATCAGCGCGGACGGTTTGACGAATACCGCCAGCGCGCGCGCCACAATTATTGA
- a CDS encoding multifunctional CCA addition/repair protein, which yields MKAYIVGGAVRDRLLGLPVRDRDWVVVGATAADIEAMRARGFRPVGQDFPVFLHPETHEEYALARTERKVAAGYKGFTVQATPEVTLEEDLHRRDLTINAMAEDEDGALIDPFGGRRDLHDRALRHVSEAFAEDPVRILRVARFAARFAPLGFTVAPETRALMRRMAEAGEVDALVPERVWQELLRALGETRPSAFFETLRACGALARLFPALDRLWGVPQPPQHHPEIDTGVHTMMVLECAARLSGDTRVRFAALVHDLGKGTTPPEQWPRHIAHEERSVTLVEELCRRYRIPNDYRDLAVLVARYHGQVHRAEELRPETVLRLLESTDAFRRPERFEQFLLACEADSRGRTGYEDSVFTQGFYLRRAFAVARAVDAAALAKEGLTGKALGDELARRRVEALTSIRPQK from the coding sequence ATGAAGGCCTACATCGTCGGCGGCGCGGTGCGCGACAGGCTGCTTGGACTCCCGGTGCGGGATCGCGACTGGGTGGTGGTCGGCGCGACGGCGGCGGATATCGAGGCGATGCGCGCGCGCGGCTTCCGGCCCGTCGGCCAGGACTTCCCCGTCTTCCTGCATCCCGAGACCCACGAGGAGTACGCGCTGGCGCGCACCGAGCGCAAGGTGGCGGCGGGCTACAAGGGCTTCACGGTGCAGGCGACGCCGGAGGTGACGCTGGAGGAGGACCTGCACCGGCGCGATCTCACCATCAATGCGATGGCCGAGGACGAGGACGGCGCGCTGATCGATCCCTTCGGCGGCCGGCGCGACCTGCACGATCGCGCACTGCGCCATGTGTCGGAGGCCTTCGCCGAGGATCCGGTGCGTATCCTGCGCGTGGCGCGCTTCGCCGCCCGTTTCGCACCGCTCGGCTTCACGGTCGCGCCGGAAACGCGCGCGCTGATGCGGCGCATGGCCGAGGCCGGCGAGGTGGACGCGCTGGTGCCGGAGCGCGTGTGGCAGGAACTGCTGCGCGCGCTCGGCGAGACCCGACCGTCGGCGTTCTTCGAGACCCTGCGCGCCTGCGGGGCGCTGGCGCGCCTGTTCCCCGCGCTCGACCGCCTGTGGGGCGTGCCGCAGCCGCCGCAGCACCATCCCGAGATCGATACCGGCGTACATACCATGATGGTGCTGGAATGCGCCGCGCGCCTGAGCGGCGACACCCGCGTGCGCTTCGCCGCGCTGGTGCACGACCTCGGCAAGGGCACGACGCCGCCCGAGCAGTGGCCGCGCCACATCGCGCACGAGGAGCGCAGCGTCACGCTGGTCGAGGAACTGTGCCGGCGTTACCGCATCCCCAACGACTACCGCGACCTCGCCGTGCTGGTCGCGCGCTATCACGGCCAGGTGCACCGCGCCGAGGAACTGCGACCGGAGACGGTGCTGCGCCTGCTGGAATCCACCGACGCCTTCCGCCGCCCGGAGCGCTTCGAGCAGTTCCTGCTCGCCTGCGAGGCCGACTCGCGCGGCCGCACCGGCTACGAGGACAGTGTGTTCACGCAGGGGTTCTATCTGCGCCGTGCCTTCGCGGTGGCGCGCGCGGTGGACGCGGCGGCGCTCGCGAAGGAAGGCTTGACCGGCAAGGCACTCGGCGATGAACTGGCACGCCGCCGCGTCGAGGCGCTGACCTCGATCCGACCGCAGAAGTAG
- a CDS encoding UbiX family flavin prenyltransferase → MTTKTVAVAMTGASGAAYGLRLLECLIEAGVQVPLMLSPPGQVVIAMETDLKLPGVPREIERFLSEYYGAEPGQLQVYGKDQWTAPLASGSGAPDAMVVCPCTSGTLAAIAMGSSDHLLERAADVVIKEQRKLILVHREMPVSAIHLEHMLKLARLGVVIMPANPGFYHRPQQIEDLVDFVVARILDHLGVEHALVPRWGDEKQD, encoded by the coding sequence ATGACGACTAAGACCGTCGCCGTCGCGATGACCGGCGCCTCCGGCGCGGCCTATGGCCTGCGCCTGCTGGAATGCCTGATCGAGGCCGGCGTGCAGGTGCCGCTGATGCTGTCGCCGCCGGGACAGGTGGTGATCGCGATGGAAACCGATCTGAAACTGCCGGGCGTGCCGCGCGAGATCGAACGCTTCCTGAGTGAATACTACGGCGCCGAACCCGGCCAGCTGCAGGTCTACGGCAAGGACCAGTGGACCGCCCCCCTCGCCAGCGGCTCCGGCGCGCCGGACGCGATGGTCGTATGTCCCTGCACCAGCGGCACGCTGGCCGCGATCGCCATGGGCAGCAGCGACCACCTGCTCGAGCGCGCCGCCGACGTCGTCATCAAGGAACAGCGCAAGCTGATCCTGGTGCACCGCGAGATGCCGGTGTCCGCCATCCACCTCGAACACATGCTCAAGCTCGCGCGCCTCGGTGTCGTCATCATGCCGGCGAACCCCGGCTTCTATCACCGCCCGCAGCAGATCGAGGACCTGGTCGACTTCGTCGTCGCCCGCATCCTCGACCACCTCGGCGTCGAGCATGCGCTCGTGCCGCGGTGGGGAGACGAAAAGCAGGATTGA
- the mpl gene encoding UDP-N-acetylmuramate:L-alanyl-gamma-D-glutamyl-meso-diaminopimelate ligase, whose translation MRVHILGICGTFMGGIALIARELGLEVEGSDLNVYPPMSTQLADSGIRLYEGYKPEHLEPAPDLVVIGNALSRGNPAVEHVLNRGLDYVSGPEFLARHVLKDRWVLAVAGTHGKTTTSSMLAWILEYAQLKPGFLIGGAPLNFSGSARLGDAPFFVVEADEYDSAFFDKRSKFVHYRPRTLVMNNLEFDHADIFPDLAAIRRQFHHLVRTVPGSGLIISPVDDAELNTVLGMGCWTPVEHLRGDDAPDATHWWARPLRADGGEFAVMHGAREIGAVRWELSGRHNISNALAAIVAARHAGVPPLEAIAALGEFRNVRRRLELRGTVAGIAVYDDFAHHPTAIATTLDGFRGRIGPARIVAVLELRSNTMKMGVHKQQIAPALALADEVILFQPPDLGWSLGEIAEAIGPRARVFDRVQSIIDHLKANGRGGDHILIMSNGGFENIHTRLLEALRHDD comes from the coding sequence CTCAATGTCTATCCGCCCATGAGCACCCAGCTGGCGGACAGCGGCATCCGGCTCTATGAGGGCTACAAGCCCGAACACCTCGAACCGGCGCCGGACCTGGTAGTGATCGGCAACGCGCTGTCGCGCGGCAATCCGGCGGTGGAACATGTGCTCAACCGCGGGCTCGACTACGTCTCGGGACCGGAATTCCTCGCGCGCCACGTGCTGAAGGATCGCTGGGTGCTGGCGGTGGCCGGCACGCACGGCAAGACCACGACCTCCAGCATGCTGGCCTGGATCCTCGAATACGCGCAGCTGAAGCCGGGCTTCCTGATCGGCGGCGCCCCGCTCAACTTCAGCGGCTCCGCCCGCCTCGGCGACGCGCCGTTCTTCGTCGTCGAGGCCGACGAATACGATTCGGCCTTCTTCGACAAGCGCTCGAAGTTCGTGCACTACCGGCCGCGCACGCTGGTGATGAACAACCTCGAATTCGACCACGCCGACATCTTCCCCGACCTCGCCGCGATCCGGCGCCAGTTCCATCACCTGGTCCGCACCGTGCCCGGCTCGGGCCTGATCATCTCGCCGGTCGACGACGCCGAGCTGAACACCGTGCTCGGCATGGGCTGCTGGACCCCGGTCGAACACCTGCGCGGTGACGACGCGCCGGACGCCACGCACTGGTGGGCGCGCCCGCTCAGGGCCGACGGCGGCGAGTTCGCCGTGATGCACGGCGCGCGCGAGATCGGCGCCGTGCGCTGGGAGCTCAGCGGACGCCACAATATCAGCAACGCGCTCGCCGCCATCGTCGCGGCGCGCCACGCCGGCGTGCCGCCGCTGGAGGCGATCGCGGCGCTGGGCGAGTTCCGCAACGTCCGCCGCCGGCTGGAGCTGCGCGGCACGGTCGCCGGCATCGCGGTCTACGACGACTTCGCCCACCACCCGACGGCGATCGCGACCACACTGGACGGCTTCCGGGGCCGCATCGGACCGGCGCGCATCGTCGCGGTGCTGGAGCTGCGCTCGAACACGATGAAGATGGGCGTGCACAAGCAACAGATCGCCCCGGCGCTCGCACTGGCCGACGAGGTGATCCTGTTCCAGCCGCCCGACCTGGGCTGGTCGCTGGGCGAAATCGCCGAGGCGATCGGCCCGCGCGCGCGCGTATTCGATCGGGTACAATCCATCATCGACCATCTGAAGGCCAACGGCCGCGGCGGCGACCACATCCTGATCATGAGCAACGGCGGATTCGAAAATATCCACACTCGGCTGCTCGAGGCCCTGCGCCATGACGACTAA